In Methanofastidiosum sp., the genomic stretch TATTATGATCTGGTATAAGCTCTGGGTCATAAATAATAATGCCTTCTCTTTTTGTTCTTGATGCATACTTAAAGAATGCTTCTTGGCTCATTATTATAGAAACTGATGCCGATTCAACTTTTGGGTAGTCAATCTCTTCATCAGAGACAACTACTTCAGAACGTGTTGACCCACCTCTTGCCTCAGGCCCGTAAGATTGAGTCTGAACTGCATTAAAACCTTCAAAAACTGCTGCTTTGCCAACAATAACGCCAGATAGAATTATCCCTTGACCGCCAAACCCGCTTATCCTTATACCTGCCTTCATTTTAATTCTCCGCAGAATTTATTATACTTGGTGTTAAAGTCCTCTTTTTCAATATCTACAAGTTCTCCAATTACCATTTTATCGGTAGTTTTTCCCTCAGCCAACATTTTTTCATAAATCTTAATATTGATAGTTGACTCCTTGAAATGTTTTGTCATATCAAGAGTCGTCCCCATCTTGTTTAGTCTTCCATATGAAGTCGGGCATGGGGATAAAACTTCAACGAAAGAGAATCCAGTTTTTTGAAGGGCTTTTTTGATTGAACTGATGCATTGAACGGGGTGCGCTGTGGTCCATCTGGCAACATAGGGGGCTCCTATGACCTTTGCCATCATTGAAAGATCTATTGGGTATTCTATGTTTCCATATGGGGTTGTTGTTGTCTTTGATTTCAGAGGCGTTGTGGGTGCGACTTGACCCCCGGTCATGCCGTAGATGAAGTTATTGATGGAAATCACAGTAATATCGACATTCCTCCTAATTGCATGGAGAAAATGATTCCCCCCTATGGCGCCGCAATCCCCATCGCCAGTGAATACTATGACTTTTAGTTCTGGGTTTGCAAGCTTTACACCTGTAGCGTAAGGTATTGCCCTTCCGTGCAAAGAGTGAAGGCCGTCAGAATAGATGTACCCAGGCACACGGGATGAGCATCCTATGCCGGATACAAAAACAGTCTTATTCATATCAATATTCAGGTCATGAATCGCACGAAGGGAAAAGTTCATTACACTTCCAATTCCGCAACCGGTGCAGAATATTGTAGGAAGCATGTCCTTCCTGAGGTACTTCTCTATGACTATATCATTTGAAATAAATGCCAATTTATTCCTCCTCCTCAATGAATTTCAGTATCTCGTATGGAGTATGAATTGCACCACCAATCTTTGGTGCAGATATAACTCTAATATCCTTTCCAACAGCTTCTCTGATTGGATGGATCATCTGTCCAAGATTCATCTCAGGCACAATTATCGTGTGGGCATTTCTCAAAAGCTCTTTCATCTTTTGATAATGGAAGGGCCATATTGTTATAAGCCTGATATGCCCAACTTTTATTCCGTTCTTTCTAGCCTTCTTGACAGCACTGGCCGCGGGTCTCGAAGTTGTGCCGTAAGAAATTACTATGATTTCGGCATCTTCAAGAAAATGGTCTTCATGATACCAGATAATATCCATATCGTCCTCTACCTTTTCAATCAGTCTTCTGACAAGCTCTTCGTGTACATCGGCCGATGTGGTAACAGGAAAACCTCTCTTATCGTGCGTTAGCCCTGTGACATATGTTCTATAACCAGAGCCAAATGGCGCAAATTCAGGGACTTTTGATGATCTAGTAAATCCTGTCCTGTACGGCCTATATTTATCAGGCCCTATTGTGGCAGGGACTCTCTCATCAACCTTAACTTTTGTGATTTCAGGCAACACAACTTTTTCCCTCATGTGTCCGATTTCTGCATCCAATAGCAGAATTACTGGAACCCTATAGTCCTCAGAGAGATTGAATGCTTCAATTGTCAGATCAAGAGTTTCTTGGACAGATTTTGGTGCAAGTGCAATTAACTGGTGGTCACCGTGTGTACCCCACATTGCCTGCATCACATCACCCTGGGCAGCTTCTGTAGGTTGTCCTGTACTTGGGCCTCCTCTCTGTACATTTACAATGACACACGGTATCTCTGCCATGCATGCATACCCTATGCACTCCTGCATCAGTGAAAATCCAGGTCCGCTTGTTGCAGTCATGGATTTCACACCTGTGCAAGACGCCCCGATCACGGCAGCAATACTTGCTATCTCATCTTCCATCTGGACATAAACTCCACCAAGTCTTGGCATCCATAGTGCCATGCCTTCGGCAACTTCAGTGGCCGGTGTGATAGGGTAGCCTGCAAAGAATCTACAGTCAGCTATTAATGCGCCGTAGACAGCTGCTTCGTCACCCTGTATGAAAAGATTTTTTTTACCTAAAAGCCTAATAACATCATTTGTCATTTTTATCCTCCACAATAATTGCAAAGTCAGGGCACATCAATTCGCATAAGTGGCATCTAATACAATTTTCAGGAAACTTCACTTCAGGAGGAAATACTCCCTTTTTGCTCAGTTTTTCAGATTTAACGTAAACTTTTTTTGGACAATATTCCACACACAAAAGACACCCTTTGCAGTAGTTTGTGTTGACATGAATCAAGAAATCACCATAATAATGTAGAAAAGAAATTTAAATCTTTTATAAACTTTATCATTAAAATGATTATTTCAACTTAAGCAAGAAAAATAATAGAGCATTTGTCCAATAAATGCTACTTTTATCGGCCATATTCAATATGCGCCTTTGCCAAATGTCTTGCTGAAAGTGCCCCTAGGAGGGATATCTCACCAGCTAAAACTGTTGCAGCACATATCTCTGAGAATGCTTTTGAGTTATCACCGCTATTTTTTCCGCCACCCGAAATCCCAAGTATATTGAGTGCTTCTTTTTGTGTTTCAATTTTAGTCCCGCCGCCGACAGTTGCAACTTCAAGCGATGGTAGTGTGACTGCAAAGTAGACACCTTTTTTATCCTCTTCAACTGTTGTAAATCCCTGGCTCCCTTCAACTACCTGGGCAATGTCTTGGCCTGTGGCCAAAAAGATTGCAGCGATCATATTTGCAAAATGGGAATTGAATCCGTATGACCCCGCCTGGGCCGAACCAAGCAGATTCTTTCTATAGTTTACATCAATTAGAGTGCTTGCGTCGGTCTTTAGTTTATCCTGGACTATCTCTAGGGGTATCACGACTTCAGCGGTAATGCTTTTGCCCCTACCTTCAATAAGATTAATTGCAGAAGATTTTTTATCTGTGCAGAGATTGCCTGAGAGTGAAACGCATTTGACCTCTGGAAACTTATCCTCAATCATTTTTAATGCGGCGTCAGTTCCTATCGTTACCCCGTTCATGCCCATGGAGTCGCCTGTATCATAGACAAATCGCAAGAAGAGGTTTCTACCCACAAGATATGGGATTATCTTCTGAAGCTTTCTAAATCGTGAGTCTTTTTCAGCTTCCTTTTTAATTTTATCAAAATTGTTATCAATGAATTCAGTTATTTTGTAATAATCCCTTGAAGATGCGAGTCTTATAACTGGCGCCCTTGTCATTCCATTTCTAAATATTGTTGTTATCGCTCCACCTGATGCAGTAATAACTGAGGCCCCTCTATTTGTACTTGCAAGAAGTGCCCCTTCTGATGTTGCCATGGGAACATAAAAATCACCTTTTGCATAATTTCCATTGACTCTTAGAGGCCCTATGACACCCATTGGAACCTGCACCGCACCAATCATATTCTCTATGTTCTTACCAAATAGATTATCTGGATCAAGAGAGTATCTGCCTATGTAATCCAGAGTAACGTTCTTTATTTTCTGGATTGCCTCTCTTCTTATCTCAACTGCTTCCTTGGGAGTTTTGGTAAACTTTTCAATTTGGTATATTTTTATCTCGCCACTGAGTACCTTATTCAAAATCTCTTCTTTTTCCATCATATCCTCTCATGGGTGGGCGTACTCAACTATTGGCCTAAACTTGTAGCCATAACATATTATCCCGTTATCGTTATATTCCATTATCTTCCTTGTTACCATTTCAACTTCCATGCCAATCTCAAGCTCTTCTGCCCTGGCATCAGTTATCTGGGCAGTAATGATAGGCCCTTCCATGAGCTCTATTAGTGCCACCGCAAATGGAAGATTATACTTGTGTTCCTTTGGGGGACTGTTTATATTTGTGAAAGAGACAATCTTACCTCTCCCAATGAACTGATAATTTTCAGAGTTTCTGCTTCTGCACTTAGGACAAACAACCCTGTAAGGAAACGATAGTATTTTGCAATCCTTACATTTTGAGCCTACGAGCCTATACCGTCTAACTTGTTCTCTCCAGTGCCTTGGAACGTCCATCTTAATCACCCCTCTCAAGTACGCATACAGATATTGTGGCTCCGCTGCCGCCTATGTTTTCAGCCAATCCTCTTTCGGCGTCAACTCGACCATCACCTCTAAGGCTATAAACAAGCTCCCCTATCTGGTATACGCCTGTTGCACCGACAGGATGCCCTCTTGCCTTAAGACCGCCGTAGAGATTTATAGGAAGCTCTCCTCCAATATAATTCTGGCCTTCTAACGCCATTTTTGTACCCTGCCCTTTCTTTGCAAATCCCATATCTTCTAATGATAGGGCGCTCATAATAGAAAACGCGTCATGAATCTCAGCTATATCGATATCCTTGGGTGTAACGCCCGCCATTTTGTAGGCCTTCTTACTAGCATTGACCGCTGCTGAAAGGGTGGTCATATATTTTCTGTCGTGAACTCCTAGTGTGTCAGTGGCAAGTCCAAGCCCTGAAACAATGATTGGAGTATCTGTAAATTCTCTGGCCTTTTTCTCAGAGCAAAGAATCACTGAAGCTGCACCATCACAAATCGGGGCGCAGTCCATAAGTGTAAGGGGATCCGCTATTGTAGGAGAATTAATAACTGCCTCAAGGGATATTTCCTTTCTGTACATGGCATGCTTGCTGAAAGGTGCGTTCTTGTGAGATATTACAGGAAATATTGAAAGCTCTTCTCTTTTCACATTGAACTCGTGCATGTAGCGCCTCATAACTAGAGCGTTTAGTGCTACAAAAGAAACACCGTGAAACGCCTCGTAGTCTCTGTCTGATGCATTGGCAAGAATTGAAGTAGTTTTTGATGGAAGAACATCTGTCATCTTTTCAACGCCAGTCACAAGAACATAATCATACATTCCTGACTTTACACCCATGTAGCCTTCAATGAAAGCGGCTCCTCCTGACCCACATGCAGCTTCAACTTTTACAGCAGGTATTGGGCCAAGCCCAGCGAAATCTGCTATCAATGCGCCAAGGTGCTCCTGTTCTATGAAAGGTCCAGATGACATGTTTCCAACATAAAGTGCATCTACTTTGTCTATACCACTGTCTTCAAATGCCATCCATATAGACTCTATTGCAAGATCCCTCAAGGATTTTTCCCAGTGCTCTCCAACTTTTCCAAGCCCAACTCCAATTACGGCAACATTATCGTCCATTTGCTCACATCCTTATCTTCTTTCTATACCTTGCATAATGTGCATAGTCGATCTCTTCCCTTCTTTCAATATAGGATTTAACTGAAGGGGCCTTAACTTTCCTATCGGCAAGTTTATCTGTGACTTCAAGAGAAAATGAATCGCTTCCAGCCCCAGACCCATAAGATGTGCAAAAAATCTTATCGCCTGCTTTGGCTGTATCAAGAACAGCAGCCAGTCCCAAAAGCGCAGAGCCGGCATAGGTGTTACCTATATAGGGTGAAATCAGACCGTCAAGGACCTTTTCCTTTGGGAATCCAAGTATCTTTGCAGCTTGCAGCGGAAACTTCCTGTTTGGCTGATGGAATATTGCATAATCATAATCGTCTGGTTTTGTCCCAAGTTCCTCCATAAGCGCCTTTGAGCAACTTATAACATGTTTAAAGTATGAAGGTTCCCCTGTGAACCTGTTTCCATGCTTTGGGTAATGCTCATGCTGCCTCCTCCAGAAATCAGGCGTATCTGTAACATAGGATAGCGAACCATCAATGACAGCTAAGCTTTCTTTTGCGCTACCTATAATATATCCGGCTCCGCCTGCGGCGGCTGTGTATTCAAGGGCATCACTTGGAGCCCCTTGAGCAGTGTCAACTCCTATACCGAGAGCGTACTTTGCCATGTCTGAGCCAACATAGGCTATGCATGCCTGGACTGTTTCACTTCCCGCCTTACATGCAAACTCCCAGTCGGCAGCGTTGACAAGTGGCGTTGCTGCAATAGCTTCTGCTACTATTGTAGAAGTCGGTTTTACGGCGTATGGTTTAGATTCAGTACCAACCCAAACAGCCTTCAAATCTTGTGGATCAATTTCCGCCCTCATTAAGGCATTTCTAGCTATTTCGATGGCTATTGTGACAGAATCTTCATCAGCGCCTGGCACTGATTTTTCTCTTATTGGTACAAGATTTGGGTCGTTTCCCCATACTCTTGCAATTTCCGTGTTCTGTATCCTATATTTTGGAACATAAGCACCATAACCTACAATACCTACAGATTTACTAGGTTTCATTAAATTCCTCCTCCAACAAACACCGAGCTACTACAGATAAAAGAGATATAATTGGTATGATATAATAGATGGAAAATAAAATATATATAAATATTTCGGTATTAGTGAAATATTCTATCGGCAAGAAACGTTATTTTATTATTTCCTTTATGTATATTGACTTTTCCTTGTTTAAATCAATCTTGATCTTGTCGAGGTCGATCTTACCGATGAGGTTTGTGCCGTCAAACTCCTCGCCTGTCGGCCCGTAAGCCTTGTCTTCCTTTAATCTGACCCCTATTAGGCCCTTGTGCTGCCTAGACATGTTTGTGACGCCAACATCCCCCCTATTTGACAGGCCGGTAGGTGTATTTTCAGGAGTGAGCCCGCCAGCTTCAACAGTGCCACCTTCAAATGCGACAAGCGACACAGTTGGATGCGCAAATTGAATGTCTAGTTTACCGATAGGTTTGTTGATAAGGCCTGTTATCTTCCTGAAGTATTTTACCGTGTTTGGAGCCTTGTCTTCGTATAGCTCAATTTCAATAATGTTATTTTTATTGATACCTAGAGTTTTTGCAGCTTTATTTTTTAAGACTTCAGCGGCATATGGGGGTTCCTGCTCAACTATAATTGCCTCATCAGATGTGTCTCCTGTTCTTTCCACTTTGATGCCTTCTGCCTTTAGTCTAGATTCGGCTTCTTTTTGTGTGAGTCCAAGAAGTGAGAGGCTTTGAGGAGAAGTTTTAACTGCGAGTTTATCTCCTTTTTTTAACATCTCGATTAGCTCAGACCCCGAAGTAATCATGCCACTAACTGAGTGATTAGGTGTTGTGATTCTTTCCTTTTTGTATATGTATACAGCTCCAGTGTTTTTCCCTTCAGTCCTAACTGATACTGCATTCTTCTTTCTTAGGTTAGAATTCTCATTTTCAACGTCAAATCCTTTCAATCCCTCTGAAAGGATATATGATTCAGTTACATCGTCGATGCCTATCTCGCCACTCTTAGTAAGTGAGAATATGTGCTCCATTGCCATTGGAGCATTTTGATTAAGTTCGATTAAAGCATGGGTAAATATCTTTTCCCCGCCCTTTAGATTATATGAAAGGTCTTTTATAGTTTCGAAGTCTTTTTCAACTGTAAAGACTTCAACAGGCTCAATTGATATTATCTCATCTCCCTCTTCTATCAATGGCAAAACATACCTGCCCTGAGTAATTTTTCCAAGGGGATTTTTGGTTCCATAAGATCCCTTCTGTATCTTTTTAGAGAGTACAAGGTATGTTGTATTGTTGTCAAACCCCGCAAGTGTGAAAAAAACGTCCCAAGGATTATAGGTTTGTTCTTCTTTTACAGGAGTTAGAGTTGTAGGAACTGAGCCTATTGCAATAAGAGTTGAAGTCTTCCATCTGACGTTCTTCTTTTCAAACTGTTTTGATATTTTCCTGAAGAGCTTTCCTTCGATAGAATCTTTAATCTTGATGACAAATGAGCCTTTGTTTGTTGTAACGAGAAATTCATCAAGGTAGGAGGACGTCTCAGTCTCCTTCTTGATTATCCCAATTGTAGTCCCTTTTTTGTAAGTAATATTATTATCTGAGAAAATTTCATTTAACGTTGCCCCATCTTTTGCCTGAATTTTATTGCCATCGATTTCAACCTGCATGATTATACCCTCATTAAGATGATGTCCCTGATATTCTGATCCTTTTTACCTTTGAACGCATCAAAGACTTCTCGCCTCTCCCTTCCTTTTGAGTTTCGGTATACAACTAGCCAGTAAGGAAGGTATACCTCTTCAGTTTTCCAGATTTTGGCATTGCCAAGAGTTTCCATCCCATTTGAAATGTCATTTTTTGAGATAAGTGATTCAATTACTTTTCCAGATATTTCCTTACTCTTAATGGATATATCCAGTTTTTTAAGTTTTTTATCCTCAAATCCCTTGACCAATTTAAATTTAATCTTTGGCTTGACACTGATGTTTCCGCCGTCCTGTTTATACGCAAGGAGCCCTCTTGCCTCAAGACTCGAGATTAAGGAATGTGTTTTTCTGGGGGTGAAACCAATATCTTTTTTTATCTCAGAGATTGTTGGATTTTCTCTGTCAATAAGATAATCCAAAAACCATTTTTCGTCCTTTTTAAGTTTGTAAATTTCAGAAAATCCTACAGTTCTGGAAATCTTTCCTTCCCAGATGACAAGCTCACCTGTAATGCCGTCAAAAAAGCATGACATGCTCTTGTAACTGCCCTTCTTTGGCATATAATCAAAAAGCACCATGACAAGTGGATAGTAGATAGGCACTACTTCTTGTATCTCCTCTGATTTAAGGGCTATCTTTTTCCGATTTTTAACTGCAATCTCTTTCATTGTGACATAGTCAATTTCACTGGATACCACAGGTGCTATTTTTATGCCCTTAAATGCAGCTTCTCTGCCCGGATCGTATTCAGTTTCGTATTCATCGACGAATTCAATTTCTTCCGAGAGATCTTCTTCCTCATCGATCATTGGTATATCAATTACAACGGGCTTTGGTTCAGGCTTCGGTTTTATTTCCTCTTTAACATCAAATTCACCGTCAAGTCTTAGCTCTTCTATGATCTCCTCAAATGAGAACTTGAACTTGTATTCTTGATTTACTATCTTCACCACTTCCTCCATTTCGGCAAGCGGTCTCTTCTGCCTATACTTCTCAAGGATAAGATTCTTAATATTTGTCTTCATTAGCTCTGGATCGATATCAAGCATGGGCTGCCTTTCCCTTCCCTCATGCTGACTTATCCTTGGCCTTACTGAGAGCAAAAAAGCCCTGGATGTCGACTCTTCCTTGTCTCCAATTATTGCACTCCCTATGGGTAGAGACCTTATGAATCTAAAATCAGAAAGTTTATTTGGGATTTCAGAGGGCATCCTCTGTAGGACTGCCTTGATATCGTCTTGGTAAACTAGTTTATGGCAGATGAGAAGGTCTACCTGGGACAATATTCTCGAATCGATTGCCGATGGCTGCTGTGTGGCAAGAACTATGGAGCATCCTGGCTGCCTTCCCTGTCTGACATACTCTATCAAGCTATCTGTTGCTGCTGTGGCCTTTCCTCCTCTCGGCACAAGTATGTGGGCCTCATCTATCATAAGCCACGTTACGGGCACGTTTCCAATGATATTAATGTCTCCCATAGCTTCCTGTCTTGCGATAACTTTTCTACTGTTCAAGATGTTCCTTGAAAGGAGCCCCACCACAAGTGCTCGGACATTGTCCTCTAGAAAGCTGACATCAATGACTGAAACTTGCCCCCTTTTTGACAGGTCATTTAGCTTTGTTCCATTCTTGTCAAATATCCCCCACTGGATAGCACCTGTAAGTCTTGCATTTAACGCCCTTCTTGTGTTCTCCTTGAATCCTCCGCCTCTTGAAGATATGCTTTCATCGTTTTCGATAGTCTTTATCAAATCTTCAATGTCATATTCATCGCCAAGTCCGGCTACATGCTTTTCATCAATTGTTGTGTATCCAGACTTTGTTTTATCTATGACTCGCTCAATTAAGAGGCCCATAGTGTCAAATCGCTCAATATCAAAGGTAAGACACCAATCATCAACTCGGAGTTCTGAAGGTTTGATTTTAAAGACATCATCCCACGTCTCTTTTGGCGCCTTGTGGACGTAACCTACTGGAATAAAGACCTTAACATTCTTAATGCCTGTAGGCTTTAATCCCCAGCGCTCAAGCAGATCAGCCTCGCTTGCAGTTTTGTTTTTTTGCTTCATGCTCCAGAAGATCCCCATCGGATCGATAATCATTATACCAACGGCATCATTTTTCATGGCCATCTCTTCAACAATGACGCCAAGAGTATAGGACTTACCGCTTCCTCTCATCCCACAGATGAATATTGCATGCGGGCTAATGCTGTCAAGAAGGACTTTTTTGTTGAAATAGTTCTCCCACTGCCTAGTAGTTTCATTTACCTTTCCGACATAGAGTGCAGCTTTGCTTTTATATTTCTCAAATGTGCTTTTTTTCCTACCTACATATACCCCTTCTAAATCAGAAAGGAGTTCCAGGTTTTCCTCAATATCAATCATGTTCACTAAAAAGATATAAAAAGTCCTATAATTAAAACCTTTTCGGATTAAATGGAAGCAATTTCTAGGATTAAGACAGCTCATGGAGACATCAAAACACCTGCGCTCCTCCCTGTCTGCGCACTTACCTATGGCGTCTGGGACGTTTTTATTGAAGAGAGAGTCATTCCCCCCTGGAAACTTTCTGAGGCCACACTTTTCTCTTTAGAGTATGTGAGAAACACAAAATATGAGGAAAAGGTCGTAAACGGGTTTCACAGGCTGTTTAAAGAAAAAAAGCCGATATTTGTTGATTCGGGCGGATTTCAATCAATGAAGAAAGGAATTGAGAGGGATCCTATTGATGTGCTTAGATTTCAGGAAAAGCTCAAAGCAGATGTTGCTGCAACATTTGATTATCCTGTGCCACTGAATGTTGAAAGGGCAGAGTATATGCAGATGCTTCAGAAGAGTATTGACAGTGCGAATCTAACCCTTCAAAATAAAGAGAGAGAAGAGATGCTCCTATATTCATGTGTGCACGGATTTTCTAAAGAAGAGGTCGACTGGTACTTTTCAAAGCTTCGTGGTGGTTTTGACGGCTATGCGATGGGATCACTTGTCCCAAGAAAAAATGACTATAAGACCCTTATTGAGATTATCCATAGGGCCAAAATGCACGCTCATGAGCGAGAAAAGCCTCTCCATATTTTTGGGGTCACTGGGTTTCCAATGTTATATGCCTTGAGTTATATGGGTGTTGAGACCATGGATTCGTGGACATACCTTGTTGCATCAATTTACAAGGAATACATACATCCAGAAACTTTAAAGAGAGTCAGGATGAGAAAAACTGGGAGTATCCCTGAATGCGATTGCTTTATCTGCAAGGAGCTTGGGATGGAAGATTTTTTGGGAGCTACAAGTGTTCCCCAGGCTTATCTTGCAATTCATAATTTGAATATCTTCATGCGTGAGATGAAACTGATAAAAGAGCACATGGATGAGAACAGCTTTGAAGAGCTAGTTCAACGTAAAAGTAAACAAAACATTCGAATAAAAAAAGTTTATGATTATGCTAAAGAACATATGAAAAACAATGTCTTATAGCATAGCATAAAATATCTAGAAACAGGTTAGGAATACCTGACGTGATAAAAGATAAACTATTTGACGAAGGGGTTAGCTACGCTAAAAATAAAGTGTTGGGCCTAGGTCTTTACATTATTAAAACGACAATTGAGAGATATTGGGGGCAAAACCACATTTTAGAATAATGCCCCCAAAGGCTCTATTTTTTTGAAATTGAAAAGTTTTTAAAAAATAGTTAGTTCTATATTTATTAACTACTAAAATTTAATTAAACCTATACTTATTCTTTTATTGCATAGTTTTACTCAATATAAAATTTATCAAAATAATAGAAAGAAAAATAAATATGTTTATCCTATAATTAATGGTAAATTATTAGATAATTTGCCCCAAAGAGGGAATAATGAGAAAGATAAATAAAAGATTTAAGATTTGTGGATCTCGTATTTTA encodes the following:
- a CDS encoding ATP-binding protein, which encodes MNMIDIEENLELLSDLEGVYVGRKKSTFEKYKSKAALYVGKVNETTRQWENYFNKKVLLDSISPHAIFICGMRGSGKSYTLGVIVEEMAMKNDAVGIMIIDPMGIFWSMKQKNKTASEADLLERWGLKPTGIKNVKVFIPVGYVHKAPKETWDDVFKIKPSELRVDDWCLTFDIERFDTMGLLIERVIDKTKSGYTTIDEKHVAGLGDEYDIEDLIKTIENDESISSRGGGFKENTRRALNARLTGAIQWGIFDKNGTKLNDLSKRGQVSVIDVSFLEDNVRALVVGLLSRNILNSRKVIARQEAMGDINIIGNVPVTWLMIDEAHILVPRGGKATAATDSLIEYVRQGRQPGCSIVLATQQPSAIDSRILSQVDLLICHKLVYQDDIKAVLQRMPSEIPNKLSDFRFIRSLPIGSAIIGDKEESTSRAFLLSVRPRISQHEGRERQPMLDIDPELMKTNIKNLILEKYRQKRPLAEMEEVVKIVNQEYKFKFSFEEIIEELRLDGEFDVKEEIKPKPEPKPVVIDIPMIDEEEDLSEEIEFVDEYETEYDPGREAAFKGIKIAPVVSSEIDYVTMKEIAVKNRKKIALKSEEIQEVVPIYYPLVMVLFDYMPKKGSYKSMSCFFDGITGELVIWEGKISRTVGFSEIYKLKKDEKWFLDYLIDRENPTISEIKKDIGFTPRKTHSLISSLEARGLLAYKQDGGNISVKPKIKFKLVKGFEDKKLKKLDISIKSKEISGKVIESLISKNDISNGMETLGNAKIWKTEEVYLPYWLVVYRNSKGRERREVFDAFKGKKDQNIRDIILMRV
- a CDS encoding tRNA-guanine transglycosylase → MEAISRIKTAHGDIKTPALLPVCALTYGVWDVFIEERVIPPWKLSEATLFSLEYVRNTKYEEKVVNGFHRLFKEKKPIFVDSGGFQSMKKGIERDPIDVLRFQEKLKADVAATFDYPVPLNVERAEYMQMLQKSIDSANLTLQNKEREEMLLYSCVHGFSKEEVDWYFSKLRGGFDGYAMGSLVPRKNDYKTLIEIIHRAKMHAHEREKPLHIFGVTGFPMLYALSYMGVETMDSWTYLVASIYKEYIHPETLKRVRMRKTGSIPECDCFICKELGMEDFLGATSVPQAYLAIHNLNIFMREMKLIKEHMDENSFEELVQRKSKQNIRIKKVYDYAKEHMKNNVL